From a single Mycosarcoma maydis chromosome 2, whole genome shotgun sequence genomic region:
- a CDS encoding uncharacterized protein (related to ATP-binding cassette transporter protein), which produces MTPEASANWFSLCWFAWIDPILTAGYTRPMEKDDLYLLQPHRCSEHLGSQLLAALEKRRKQRQDYVEANPNKTDKPAKIPPLMWAMNDIVFRYFWIGGLLKLLADVGTITSPLLVRALINFGRDSYNLRGDRDQAPNLGSGVGLAIGLFLVQALCVFLNVHAFNRGFGTGIILRGALIQAIFQRGMNLSTRARTVGGLGVSKLVTLISADATRIDYAGQFFHMAWTSAVQIIICVALLIWSLSYSALPGIAVLVLMSPIQTAITKRLFALRKKSMVWTDKRNKAVNEVVGGIRVVKQFAWEEPYSVRIAELRRKEMSFHRVRLYLRSLNLALAFATPTIATVLSFVTYALVGNELDAAILFSSLSFFTLLRTPLQFLPIAWNAIVDAKNAADRIEKVFDAEIQRDQIIRDCSATNGIQLEDASFTWETAQAADTAKPVNEKKGQDSPSNEKETPVDRASTLDSLNLTVPRGTLCAIVGGVGSGKSSLISALAGEMRQIAGKVTLSGSTAVCAQTAWIQSTTIRNNIVFGNAFDPERYRYVLEVCCLLPDLDTLADGDQTIVGEKGVSLSGGQKQRLNIARALYHNSEIVLLDDCLSALDARVGADIFANVIAGDAMAGKTRLLVTHSLNVLRSCDWIVHMEEGRITEQGTYAELVESKGRVAELLLTHTKDHFEEEKKEPSKHPIDEIQETAESILDAGSASNRNSEASESTTTTVNAESKDTSNAEGVTNKTEKKDLVAPPAQAKSKALMQDEERFSGSVSRTTYLSYLNAAPLSILLPLFLVAVLVFQGSTIMSPVWLLWWQNGHFGLQQGVYMGIYAVFGITQSLGLLSMGVIFSTFTIKSATTLHHRALQRVLHAPFSFFDTTPQGRITHRFSKDMDTLDNIIGEAMRTLIGTIVQVIGSIVLIAILTPYFLIPVAVILVLYFWIAAYYRSTARELRRIDAGLRSNMHEHFSESLHGLVTIRAFGNVDAFIAENCRRIDKQNRAYWLAQTCQRWLSVRLDFLGSLLILSVAILVVASRFDISPGETGVALSYILTAQSIFGWMIRHAAELENNMSAVERVLHYANHIEQEKPYHIPQVDDALEAREWPERGEIRFEGVEAKYGSSERNVLDKLDLHIAPGEKIAFCGRTGAGKSTLVTTLLRTLELSAGTITIDGIDIASMGLHRLRSSLSLIPQDAVIYSGTLRYNLDPLDQHEDATLHDALQRTSLTDLSLDMTITEEGGNLSAGQRSLISLARAMVRKTRIVILDEATASIDQETDVQIQEVLRNEFDGITTLTVAHRIQTILHSDRVCVLDKGVIVEIGSPAELWAKEKGAFRALCDSANIRYQDGEWK; this is translated from the coding sequence ATGACGCCAGAAGCTAGCGCCAACTGGTTCTCACTCTGCTGGTTTGCCTGGATCGATCCCATCCTTACCGCTGGATACACGAGACCAATGGAGAAGGACGATCTCTATCTCCTTCAGCCACATCGTTGTTCGGAACATCTTGGCTCTCAGCTTCTGGCAGCACTCGAGAAGAGGCGCAAACAGCGACAGGACTATGTGGAGGCAAATCCCAACAAAACAGACAAGCCAGCCAAGATTCCTCCGCTCATGTGGGCAATGAACGACATTGTGTTTCGCTACTTCTGGATCGGAGGCTTGCTCAAGCTTTTGGCTGACGTGGGTACCATCACAAGTCCACTTCTCGTTCGAGCTCTCATCAACTTTGGTAGAGATTCATACAATCTCCGTGGTGATCGCGACCAAGCTCCTAACCTGGGAAGCGGGGTCGGTCTTGCTATCGGTTTGTTCCTGGTACAGGCGCTGTGTGTCTTTCTCAACGTGCATGCATTCAATCGTGGCTTCGGTACCGGCATTATCCTTCGTGGTGCGCTAATTCAAGCCATCTTCCAACGAGGCATGAACCTCTCGACACGAGCAAGGACGGTGGGCGGTCTCGGAGTCAGCAAACTTGTGACTCTCATCAGTGCCGACGCGACTCGTATCGACTATGCTGGTCAATTCTTCCATATGGCCTGGACGAGCGCGGTGCAGATCATCATCTGTGTGGCGCTATTGATTTGGAGTCTTTCCTATAGTGCGCTACCGGGAATTGCGGTCTTGGTTCTCATGAGCCCTATACAGACTGCCATCACAAAACGTCTCTTTGCACTTCGCAAGAAGAGCATGGTTTGGACCGACAAGCGCAACAAAGCAGTTAACGAAGTGGTAGGAGGTATCCGTGTTGTCAAGCAGTTTGCGTGGGAGGAGCCTTACTCGGTTCGTATTGCAGAGCTACGTCGCAAGGAAATGTCTTTTCATCGAGTCCGCCTGTATCTGCGCTCTCTCAACCTTGCATTGGCTTTCGCTACGCCGACCATTGCCACCGTCCTTAGCTTTGTCACCTACGCGCTCGTCGGTAATGAGCTGGATGCTGCTATTCTGTTCtcctcgctctcgttcTTCACCTTGCTCCGTACACCGCTGCAATTCTTGCCGATCGCTTGGAATGCAATCGTGGACGCAAAGAACGCCGCCGACCGCATCGAAAAGGTCTTTGATGCCGAGATTCAGCGGGATCAGATCATCCGAGATTGCAGCGCCACAAACGGCATCCAGCTTGAAGACGCCAGCTTCACCTGGGAGAccgctcaagcagcagacaCGGCCAAACCCGTCAACGAGAAGAAGGGTCAGGATAGTCCTTCGAACGAGAAGGAAACGCCAGTTGACCGAGCCTCAACCCTCGACTCTCTCAACCTTACGGTCCCTCGCGGAACACTATGCGCTATCGTAGGTGgcgtcggcagcggcaagAGCTCTCTTATTTCGGCTTTGGCAGGCGAAATGCGTCAGATTGCAGGCAAAGTGACACTCTCGGGCTCCACAGCTGTGTGTGCCCAAACCGCATGGATACAGAGCACTACGATCCGCAACAACATTGTCTTTGGCAATGCGTTCGACCCGGAGCGCTATCGCTACGTACTCGAAGTATGCTGCTTGCTCCCGGACTTGGATACGTTGGCCGATGGCGATCAGACTATTGTTGGAGAGAAAGgcgtctcgctctctgGAGGCCAGAAACAGCGTCTTAACattgctcgagcgctttATCACAACAGCGAGATTGTgctgctggacgactgCCTCTCTGCACTCGACGCACGTGTCGGGGCCGACATCTTCGCCAACGTTATCGCAGGTGATGCGATGGCTGGAAAGACCCGGTTGTTGGTGACGCATTCTCTCAATGTCCTTCGCTCGTGTGACTGGATTGTACATATGGAAGAAGGTCGTATCACAGAACAGGGCACGTatgccgagcttgtcgaaAGCAAAGGGCGCGTCGCCGAGCTTCTTTTGACGCACACTAAGGACCATTTCGAAGAGGAAAAGAAGGAACCTAGCAAGCATCCCATTGACGAAATTCAAGAAACGGCAGAGTCGATCCTCGATGCAGGCTCAGCAAGCAATCGCAACAGCGAAGCGTCTGAAAGCACGACCACCACGGTCAACGCCGAAAGCAAGGACACAAGCAATGCTGAAGGTGTGACCAACAAAACCGAGAAGAAAGATCTAGTGGCACCTCCTGCTCAAGCCAAGAGTAAAGCTCTGATGCAGGACGAAGAGCGGTTCAGTGGTTCGGTCTCACGAACCACTTATCTCTCATACCTCAATGCTGCACCTCTCTCAATTCTCCTCCCGCTTTTCTTGGTAGCCGTGCTGGTCTTCCAGGGGTCGACCATCATGTCTCCCGTATGGCTTCTTTGGTGGCAGAACGGACACTTTGGCTTGCAGCAAGGAGTTTACATGGGCATTTACGCCGTGTTCGGCATCACCCAGTCGCTCGGATTGCTCAGTATGGGTGTCATATTCTCTACCTTCACCATCAAGTCGGCGACCACTCTGCATCACCGTGCTTTGCAGCGTGTGCTCCACGCTCCCTTCTCATTCTTTGACACCACACCGCAGGGtcgcatcacgcatcgtTTTAGCAAGGACATGGATACGCTCGACAACATTATCGGCGAAGCAATGCGCACGCTCATCGGTACAATTGTTCAAGTTATCGGCTCGATCGTCCTGATCGCGATCTTGACACCTTACTTTTTGATTCCAGTCGCTGTTATTCTGGTGCTGTACTTCTGGATCGCTGCCTACTACCGTTCAACGGCGCGCGAGCTGCGTCGTATCGATGCGGGCCTCCGTTCAAACATGCACGAGCACTTCAGCGAGTCTTTGCACGGCTTGGTAACCATCCGAGCGTTTGGGAATGTTGACGCGTTCATCGCTGAGAATTGTCGTCgcatcgacaagcagaaCCGTGCGTACTGGCTTGCTCAGACCTGCCAGCGCTGGCTTTCGGTCCGACTAGACTTCCTCGGTTCTctgttgatcttgtcggTGGCAATCTTGGTAGTTGCGTCTCGTTTCGACATTAGCCCAGGAGAGACGGGTGTTGCGCTCTCCTACATCCTCACTGCACAGAGTATCTTTGGCTGGATGATCCGTCatgctgccgagctcgagaacaACATGAGTGCCGTCGAGCGTGTTTTGCACTATGCGAATCACATCGAACAGGAAAAGCCGTATCACATTCCTCAAGTCGACGATGCATTGGAGGCGAGAGAGTGGCCGGAACGAGGCGAGATTCGCTTCGAAGGCGTCGAAGCCAAGTACGGCTCTTCGGAACGCAACGTGCTAGACAAGTTGGATCTTCACATTGCACCCGGCGAGAAGATCGCATTCTGTGGACGAACGGGAGCGGGCAAGAGTACCCTGGTCACCACCCTTCTACGTACGCTCGAGTTGAGCGCGGGCACAATCACCATTGACGGCATTGATATCGCTAGCATGGGATTGCATCGTCTGCGCAGCTCGCTCTCTCTTATTCCACAAGATGCTGTGATCTACAGTGGTACTTTGCGATACAATCTCGACCCGCTCGACCAGCACGAGGATGCCACTTTGCACGATGCACTCCAACGCACTAGCCTGACCGACCTCTCACTCGACATGACTATCACCGAAGAAGGTGGCAATCTGTCCGCAGGTCAACGCTCGCTCATATCTCTGGCTAGGGCGATGGTACGCAAGactcgaatcgtgattctaGACGAGGCTACTGCTAGCATTGATCAGGAGACCGACGTGCAGATCCAGGAAGTGCTCCGAAACGAGTTTGATGGTATCACTACCTTGACCGTTGCACACCGAATCCAGACCATCTTGCACTCGGATAGGGTTTGCGTGCTGGACAAGGGAGTTatcgtcgagatcggatCTCCAGCAGAATTATGGGCCAAAGAGAAGGGTGCCTTCAGAGCGCTCTGTGACAGTGCCAACATTCGTTACCAGGATGGTGAATGGAAATAA
- a CDS encoding uncharacterized protein (related to N6-hydroxylysine acetyl transferase) — MTAATSVQPSPAPRQPGLRATFNPRKEEKVFLARGAHAFTLPGRRASVNVEVDVEAESDEAALDAKETTITVSYAEKGQESSWSAAKWIKLDRLAKTSQHGVVNEDRATYQQAWSLELLDEAVEPARAIWSALYAFWIRHKRSDRLAVLLKGTQATKVRSYVFEAGLGFKSPCETDLILLDRNAFWQGAGAPAGLHWLQTPVPTRGLFPYVLDFTQSTSPPVLATHPLRPPKPAPGSVVYSRYVFSCSQHLELVHIDVSNPQHFDAYTRWQNSDRVNHGWREKGSDEKHRKYITEKNDDPHAMGVLVLWDGVPAGYGEMVWSKEDGMAAFVGGLGNYDQGTHLLIGEEQFRGKHRFTACMVSLKHACFLRDPRTEVVVGEPRYDLDIIPLLATFLPQEIRKEVELPHKRAVFFVLRRDRFLEEGILE, encoded by the exons atgacagcagcaacaagtGTTCAGCCCAGTCCGGCTCCGCGTCAACCAGGCCTGCGGGCAACCTTTAATCCTCGTAAAGAGGAGAAGGTGTTTCTTGCAAGAGGTGCGCACGCCTTTACGCTACCTGGTCGCCGGGCGAGCGTCAACGTTGAAGTAGACGTTGAAGCGGAATCAGACGAAGCCGCCCTCGATGCCAAAGAGACCACCATCACGGTCTCCTACGCAGAGAAAGGGCAAGAGAGCTCTTGGTCTGCGGCCAAGTGGATCAAGCTGGACCGTCTTGCCAAGACAAGTCAGCATGGGGTCGTGAACGAAGATCGAGCGACTTACCAGCAAGCTTGGTCTTTGGAGCTTCTTGATGAGGCTGTTGAGCCAGCAAGGGCGATTTGGTCTGCTCTTTACGCCT TTTGGATTCGACACAAACGGTCCGATCGTCTCGCCGTCTTGCTCAAGGGTACTCAAGCGACCAAAGTGCGCTCATACGTGTTCGAGGCAGGTCTTGGCTTCAAATCGCCCTGTGAGACCGATCTCATTTTGCTTGACCGCAACGCTTTTTGGCAAGGAGCGGGAGCACCTGCTGGCCTTCACTGGCTGCAAACACCTGTACCCACTCGTGGACTGTTCCCATACGTGCTCGACTTTACGCAGAGCACTTCTCCTCCCGTGCTGGCAACGCATCCCCTGCGACCTCCGAAGCCAGCACCTGGCTCGGTTGTCTATTCTCGCTACGTCTTTTCTTGCTCTCAACACCTCGAGTTGGTCCACATCGACGTATCGAACCCACAGCATTTCGATGCGTACACCAGGTGGCAGAACAGCGACAGAGTCAACCATGGCTGGCGCGAAAAGGGCTCCGATGAAAAGCATCGCAAATATATTACCGAGAAAAACGACGACCCTCATGCCATGGGAGTTCTGGTACTGTGGGACGGTGTGCCTGCAGGATACGGCGAGATGGTCTGGAGCAAAGAGGATGGTATGGCCGCCTTTGTCGGAGGCCTAGGCAACTACGATCAAG GCACCCACCTCCTGATCGGAGAGGAACAGTTCCGGGGCAAGCATCGCTTCACGGCTTGCATGGTGTCTCTCAAGCATGCTTGTTTCCTTCGCGACCCACGCACCGAAGTAGTCGTCGGCGAGCCTCGTTATGATCTCGACATTATCCCTCTGCTTGCCACCTTTTTGCCGCAAGAGATCAGGAAGGAAGTTGAGCTGCCGCACAAACGCGCCGTTTTC TTTGTGCTGCGACGTGACCGATTCCTCGAAGAAGGTATCCTCGAATAG
- a CDS encoding uncharacterized protein (related to Enoyl-CoA hydratase) — translation MTASALAYLEPDSSAELTGVYHLVLDRPEARNAISRSLLQDVLQCLQVLVCKITQPKQDEPLPRVLILRANGPCFCAGADLKERREMSEAEVIEFLQDLRHMLEQVEKLPIPTLAAIDGPALGGGLELALACDFRIAAETVSKIGFPEVKLGIIPGAGGTQRAPRIIGMQRAKELIYTGTQLNATQAKDLGLIDHVAPGSTCLKLCQELAQQMMPSAPLALRAAKMAISMGANVELARGLDLEWACYEPLLESKDRREALDAFQQKRKPIFTGK, via the exons ATGACGGCATCAGCGCTGGCGTATCTGGAGCCTGACTCTTCAGCAGAGCTGACTGGTGTATACCACCTCGTACTGGATCGGCCCGAAGCTCGCAATGCCATTTCACGATCTCTGTTGCAAGATGTGCTACAATGTCTACAAGTGCTTGTTTGCAAGATCACTCAACCTAAACAAGACGAGCCCTTACCTCGCGTTCTGATCCTTCGAGCCAACGGCCCATGCTTTTGCGCAGGAGCAGATCTCAAGGAGCGAAGGGAGATGTCGGAAGCCGAGGTCATTGAGTTTCTTCAAGATCTGAGGCATAtgctcgagcaggtcgagaagctgcCCATTCCAACTCttgctgccatcgacggACCGGCCTTAGGTGGTGGACTGGAGCTCGCTTTGGCGTGTGACTTCCGGATCGCAG CCGAAACTGTGAGCAAGATCGGCTTTCCTGAAGTCAAGCTTGGTATCATTCCGGGTGCAGGAGGAACACAGAGAGCCCCTCGGATCATTGGCATG CAACGGGCCAAAGAGCTGATTTATACAGGTACTCAGCTGAACGCGACACAAGCCAAAGACCTGGGCTTGATTGACCATGTCGCTCCAGGATCAACGTGTCTCAAGCTCTGCCAGGAGCTGGCGCAGCAGATGATGCCTTCCGCTCCCTTGGCActtcgagctgcaaagatggcgatcAGTATGGGCGCCAATGTGGAGCTAGCTCGTGGACTCGACCTCGAGTGGGCCTGCTATGAGCCACTTCTCGAAAGCAAGGATCGAAGAGAGGCTTTGGATGCTTTCCAACAGAAACGCAAACCAATCTTCACTGGCAAATAG